In one Gemmatimonadota bacterium genomic region, the following are encoded:
- a CDS encoding TonB-dependent receptor codes for MKHLPTYKTQWAMVLLLLSFAMPALAQNHAFIQGQVIDETDRPVAYVNVQITGTLDGAITDRDGRFAFSTQHMGKYKLHASFIGYEPAQQTLHLTPGDTTTVRLILRLALIQLDETTVTASTYTTGEDETVTLSPLDVVTTPGASADIFRAFKTFPGVATVDDGAGLFVRGGDVSETVILLGQATVVHPYKYESPTGGVFGTISPFMVQGTVFSTGGFPARYGNALSAVLSMETQNMPVQKSYTLNLGLAAGSLGLDLPLISDKLGVRFTGNLSFTDLLFRVNHHSSAFTTTPRGHDGNLNLIYQYSPTGRLKFFSFNASDRLGVRVIEPSFDGIYKGSTNSALHNLEWTDVFAHWIMQTSASLNHHTARKQLGNLDFSPRDLTLKLRTDIERALTSSAFLRLGGEIEHTNNRLIGSIPQGDIFDPQAEIFELDTSYGARRVGAYFEIDFESARRIAVNLGTRADHHSLNNQFAIDPRISARYQFTEHTDARLAWGIYHQFPDPSKYNATSGNPRLRPQRAQHRIIGLHHERDQFMVRLEAYHKPYRNLVLDHPDLNLSNDGKGRASGLDLFLKRGDFLSTRFSGWMAYSLLRSRRLQVRHIGSETHYEEAPSPYDITHNLTLVAKMRLIDDLSGGLTVKYATGRPITPIVGAIPVAGQNYYLPIEGPVGSERLPSFRQVDGQLSYLLPFGANHQIIFYLAINNLLNRANVLGYDYSIDYSQRQPRTTTFRRSIYFGATVTLNP; via the coding sequence ATGAAACATCTCCCCACATACAAAACGCAATGGGCAATGGTCCTCCTCCTTCTGTCTTTCGCTATGCCCGCCCTTGCACAGAATCACGCCTTTATTCAGGGCCAGGTAATCGACGAAACAGATCGCCCAGTAGCCTATGTCAACGTGCAAATCACGGGCACGCTCGACGGCGCAATCACCGATCGCGACGGCCGCTTTGCATTCTCCACACAGCACATGGGCAAATACAAATTGCACGCATCCTTTATCGGCTATGAACCCGCTCAGCAGACCCTGCATCTAACGCCAGGCGATACCACAACCGTTCGCCTGATCCTGCGCCTCGCCCTCATCCAACTCGACGAAACCACTGTCACGGCAAGTACCTATACCACAGGAGAAGACGAAACCGTCACCCTCTCCCCTCTGGATGTCGTGACAACACCTGGCGCTTCCGCAGATATATTCCGCGCATTCAAAACCTTTCCCGGCGTCGCAACCGTCGATGACGGCGCTGGCCTCTTTGTGCGCGGAGGCGACGTAAGCGAAACCGTCATATTGCTCGGACAAGCCACAGTCGTACACCCCTACAAATACGAATCGCCCACCGGCGGCGTCTTCGGCACCATCTCTCCCTTTATGGTACAGGGCACGGTCTTTTCCACAGGCGGATTTCCCGCGCGCTATGGCAACGCGCTTTCCGCCGTCCTGTCCATGGAAACCCAGAACATGCCCGTGCAGAAAAGCTACACGCTCAACCTGGGCCTCGCCGCTGGCTCTCTCGGCCTCGACCTGCCCCTTATATCCGACAAATTGGGCGTACGCTTCACCGGCAACCTCAGCTTTACCGATCTCTTATTTCGCGTCAACCACCACAGCAGCGCATTCACCACCACGCCGCGCGGGCACGACGGCAACCTCAATCTGATCTACCAGTACTCACCGACCGGGCGCCTCAAATTCTTCAGCTTCAACGCAAGCGACCGCCTGGGCGTGCGCGTTATAGAACCCTCCTTTGACGGCATATACAAAGGCAGCACCAACAGCGCGTTGCACAACCTCGAGTGGACAGACGTATTCGCCCATTGGATCATGCAGACCAGCGCCTCGCTCAACCACCACACAGCGCGAAAACAATTGGGCAATCTGGACTTCTCGCCCCGCGACCTGACCCTCAAACTCCGCACAGACATAGAACGCGCCCTCACCTCATCTGCCTTCTTGCGCCTCGGCGGTGAAATCGAACACACGAACAACCGACTCATAGGCAGCATACCTCAAGGCGATATATTCGATCCCCAGGCAGAGATCTTTGAACTCGATACCTCCTACGGTGCCCGGCGCGTGGGTGCCTACTTTGAAATCGACTTTGAATCTGCCCGCCGCATCGCGGTCAATCTCGGCACACGCGCCGATCACCACAGCCTGAACAACCAGTTTGCCATCGACCCGCGCATATCTGCGCGTTACCAGTTCACCGAACACACAGATGCACGCCTCGCCTGGGGCATCTATCACCAATTCCCCGACCCATCCAAATACAACGCCACCAGTGGCAATCCCAGGCTAAGACCTCAACGCGCCCAACACAGAATCATCGGCCTGCACCACGAACGCGACCAATTCATGGTGCGGCTGGAGGCATACCACAAACCCTACCGCAACCTCGTACTGGATCATCCCGACCTGAATCTCTCCAATGACGGCAAAGGCCGTGCCTCTGGCTTAGACCTCTTCCTCAAACGCGGCGATTTTCTCAGCACGCGCTTCAGCGGTTGGATGGCCTACAGCCTGCTGAGATCGCGCCGTTTGCAGGTGCGCCACATCGGATCAGAGACGCACTACGAAGAAGCCCCATCGCCTTATGACATCACGCACAACCTGACACTCGTCGCAAAAATGCGGCTCATAGACGACCTCAGCGGCGGCCTGACCGTGAAGTATGCCACGGGTCGCCCCATCACCCCAATAGTGGGCGCAATTCCCGTAGCAGGCCAGAACTACTACCTGCCCATCGAAGGGCCCGTCGGCTCAGAACGGCTACCATCCTTTCGGCAAGTAGATGGGCAACTGAGCTATTTGCTGCCCTTTGGCGCGAATCACCAGATCATCTTCTATCTGGCAATCAACAATTTGCTCAACCGCGCCAATGTGCTCGGCTACGACTACTCTATAGACTACAGCCAACGCCAGCCCCGCACCACCACCTTTCGCCGGTCCATCTACTTCGGTGCCACCGTCACTTTGAACCCATAG
- a CDS encoding transcriptional regulator, with the protein MKKAPSNTSDSLAQLDKLLEHRSRLGACVLLADTDAMTFTSLKQLLKETDGNMGAHLRKLEDMGYVDIDKRFENRKPVTWYSLTEKGRESLTTHVKALQTVIRSAGID; encoded by the coding sequence ATGAAAAAAGCACCGTCTAACACCTCCGATAGCCTTGCCCAACTGGACAAACTACTGGAACACCGGTCTCGGCTCGGCGCCTGTGTACTCCTCGCCGACACCGACGCCATGACCTTTACCAGTTTGAAACAACTGCTAAAAGAAACCGACGGCAACATGGGCGCGCACCTGCGAAAACTGGAAGACATGGGCTATGTCGATATTGACAAGCGATTCGAAAACCGAAAACCCGTCACCTGGTACAGCCTCACGGAAAAAGGCCGCGAGTCTTTAACCACACACGTAAAAGCCCTGCAAACCGTAATCCGCAGTGCTGGCATTGACTAA